The following proteins are co-located in the Candidatus Margulisiibacteriota bacterium genome:
- the folE gene encoding GTP cyclohydrolase I FolE — protein MSRKKIEKAVKDILYAIGEDPSREGLQKTPERVARMYAELFSGVSKDPGKELSVFHNEAHEEMVMVKDIPFYSMCEHHFIPFIGKAHIVYIPRKGRVTGLSKLVRVVEAFAKRPQVQERLTSQIADLLMEKLSPHGVFVIIEAEHLCMSMRGVKKPGTTTTTSAVRGIFRKNASTRAEALALLKK, from the coding sequence ATGAGCAGAAAAAAGATAGAAAAGGCCGTTAAGGATATTCTTTACGCGATAGGGGAAGACCCTTCAAGAGAGGGACTGCAAAAGACCCCGGAGCGGGTTGCACGGATGTACGCGGAACTGTTTTCCGGGGTTTCAAAAGATCCGGGAAAAGAACTGTCGGTCTTTCACAACGAAGCCCACGAAGAAATGGTCATGGTAAAAGACATCCCGTTCTACTCTATGTGTGAACATCATTTTATCCCGTTCATCGGCAAGGCCCATATAGTTTATATCCCGCGCAAGGGGCGTGTGACAGGGCTGTCAAAACTGGTAAGAGTGGTTGAGGCTTTTGCAAAAAGGCCCCAGGTCCAGGAAAGGCTCACCTCCCAGATCGCCGACCTTCTCATGGAAAAACTGTCCCCTCACGGGGTGTTTGTCATAATCGAGGCCGAGCACCTGTGCATGTCTATGAGAGGCGTGAAAAAACCGGGGACCACCACCACTACTTCGGCTGTCCGGGGCATCTTCAGGAAAAACGCTTCCACCAGGGCCGAGGCCCTGGCACTGCTAAAGAAATAA
- a CDS encoding formate--tetrahydrofolate ligase has product MLSDIEIASKSRTKPIEKVASSCGLKKEELELYGTCKAKIKLSALEKRKSGRDGKLVLVTAVTPTPFGEGKTTVTIGLAQALKKLGKKAFVCIREPSLGPTLGLKGGAAGGGYSQVLPMEDINLHFTGDMHMVSAAHNLLAALIDNHIFHGNSLNIDPEKIMWNRVMDMNDRALRDISIRYRGVDRRSSFDITAASEVMASLCLSLSLEHLRSNLKKIVVGLTKDGRPVTAGDLKAEGSMAILLKEAIKPNLVQTIEGCPAFVHGGPFANIAHGCSSLIATKLALKLSDYVITEAGFGSDLGAEKFFDIKCRAGGLAPSAAVLVVTAKALKWQGGIAKDKYNPSTALRARDEDKEALKRGFDNLKAHIDALKNFNVPVVVAVNRFAYDSSEELKMICDECAAIGVRGSICDVREKGGVGGMELAKELMKVIRPEPEGSAPVLLSRGADLPAIPPSREGLAGGRFSVGTLQSSASGLKYLYDLNDSIEDKLSKIATKIYGADGIDFLDRAKQQLELIKQSGGASLPVCVAKTQFSLSDDHTRLGRPKGFRLTVKNIKPAYGAGFIVAYTGDIMTMPGLPQHPAAERIGLDENGDIKGLF; this is encoded by the coding sequence AAAGCCGATAGAAAAGGTGGCCTCCTCCTGCGGGCTCAAAAAGGAGGAACTGGAGCTTTACGGGACCTGTAAGGCAAAGATAAAGCTGTCGGCGCTGGAAAAAAGGAAAAGCGGCAGGGACGGGAAATTGGTCCTGGTTACCGCAGTGACCCCGACCCCTTTTGGAGAAGGAAAGACGACTGTAACGATAGGGCTTGCCCAGGCACTCAAAAAGCTTGGCAAAAAAGCGTTCGTTTGCATAAGGGAACCGTCTCTTGGCCCGACGCTCGGCCTAAAAGGCGGGGCGGCCGGAGGCGGCTACAGCCAGGTCCTGCCTATGGAAGATATCAACCTGCATTTTACCGGCGACATGCACATGGTAAGCGCCGCCCACAACCTTCTTGCCGCGCTGATAGACAACCATATCTTCCACGGAAATTCTCTCAATATCGATCCCGAAAAGATCATGTGGAACAGAGTTATGGACATGAATGACAGAGCGCTTAGGGACATCTCCATAAGATATAGGGGGGTTGACAGGCGCTCGTCCTTTGACATTACGGCTGCTTCCGAGGTCATGGCGTCGCTGTGTCTGTCGCTTAGCCTCGAGCATTTAAGGTCCAATCTGAAAAAGATCGTTGTGGGGCTGACAAAGGACGGCAGGCCGGTTACCGCGGGCGACCTTAAGGCTGAAGGCTCAATGGCTATCCTGTTAAAGGAAGCGATAAAACCCAATCTGGTCCAGACCATAGAAGGCTGTCCGGCCTTTGTCCATGGCGGACCGTTCGCCAATATAGCGCACGGGTGCAGCAGCCTTATTGCCACAAAACTCGCTCTTAAACTGTCCGACTATGTTATTACCGAAGCAGGATTTGGTTCGGACCTGGGGGCAGAAAAATTCTTTGACATAAAATGCAGGGCCGGAGGCCTCGCTCCTTCTGCGGCGGTTCTTGTTGTAACGGCAAAAGCCCTGAAGTGGCAGGGCGGGATAGCCAAGGACAAGTATAACCCTTCGACTGCGCTCAGGGCAAGGGACGAGGACAAGGAGGCGCTGAAAAGAGGGTTTGACAATCTTAAGGCGCATATTGACGCACTTAAAAACTTTAATGTCCCGGTAGTTGTTGCAGTGAATAGATTTGCATATGATTCGAGCGAGGAATTAAAGATGATATGTGATGAATGTGCAGCAATTGGTGTTAGAGGCAGTATTTGTGATGTCAGAGAAAAGGGAGGGGTCGGAGGGATGGAGCTTGCAAAAGAACTGATGAAAGTGATAAGGCCCGAACCTGAAGGTTCGGCTCCGGTTTTGCTTTCCCGTGGAGCCGACCTGCCCGCCATCCCGCCGAGCCGGGAAGGCTTGGCAGGCGGGCGCTTTAGCGTCGGGACTTTACAGAGTTCAGCGTCTGGTTTGAAATATCTTTATGATCTCAACGACTCTATTGAGGACAAGCTGTCTAAGATAGCGACGAAGATCTACGGTGCTGATGGAATTGATTTTTTGGACAGGGCAAAGCAGCAGCTGGAGCTCATAAAGCAAAGCGGAGGAGCCTCTCTTCCTGTGTGCGTGGCCAAGACGCAGTTTTCCCTTTCGGACGACCACACCAGGCTCGGGCGGCCTAAAGGCTTCCGCCTCACGGTCAAAAACATAAAACCGGCTTACGGAGCCGGGTTCATCGTGGCCTATACCGGTGATATAATGACGATGCCGGGCCTGCCGCAGCATCCCGCGGCCGAGAGGATCGGCCTTGACGAGAACGGGGATATAAAGGGGTTGTTTTAA